aaaacaccatgttCCTGGCTGTGTTTGGTAACGTACTCTTGCCAATAAAAATACTTGGTaatagacaaaaataaaataaatatgaaaataattttgctagtGTTCAAAGTATGTGCTGCCCTTTATCTTAAATACTTACTATCTGATATCTGTGTTTTATAGGAGTTATTATGAAGCCAATGATGTGACCTCTGCTATTGAGATAATAGAAGAAGCCTTAACTAAACACCACAGCCTTGTTTCCATGGAGGATGTCAATATTGCAGCTGAACTGTATATTTCTTCCAAGCAGTATGACAAGGCACTGGCGGTATGGAGAATTAAGTGCATTTCTGTATTGTGTTCAGCACCTCTTTGCTAGTCAGGGGAGaccatttattttcctgcagtGCTTAAATATGGTTGTTTCTATAGTCATAGAGCTGATCAGGTATAGATTGCTTTCTGTAAGTTCTTTATTAATTGGGATTGATGCTAATGGCTTGATTTACTAAGTTGAGGGCTGTTAGACTTTATGCTGTTCCAGGTTTAAAATTTTGGAACCTTCGCCCTTTTTCTCTACAATTGCCATAACCTTAGTAGCAATTGAAGACCTATGAGCTGGTGTAGTGAGTGCTGCCGGCAAGGGATGTTCTCTAAGTTGAAGGTTAAAAGGGTGACACTGAATGGTCCAGTGGTTGAAGTGCTTTATCTGGTGTACTTCTGTTAGGACTAATAGTTTATGCAGTAAGCATCAAGCGAACAttccagaaggaaaatacaTCTTGACTCTAAGGCATAGGGGATTGGAAATCACTTATCTGTTCCAAATTTGTTCTACTGGTTTTTAACCCTCACTTTGAGGCATGTTTTCCAGTTGATTTGCTATGTTTTCTCCCTGAGATTTTATTTagatctgtctgtctgtgtaaAGCATCACTAGCCTGCAGACAATTCCTCTGACCCTTTGCTGTACTtcttgccatttaaaaaatcagtcaaTTTTATGTACACGGTATTCAGCTGCCAGATTTATTGATACAGTACTCAGTTGCCGGattgcttctctgtttcttcttggTGGTTCTCCTCAGGTCTGTTCCTGTGATGATTCTTCTCAGATATCTGAATCTGTATTTGAGCTGATAAACTGAgcctttataaaaatattatcttaaTACGGTCATCTGGTATGTTCCTCTAAGGGACATCTCTCTGTGTTAATCACTCTTGTTTTGGCAGCAGTAGTGGCTTAATATTTACTTTACTATTcatgaataaaaataccaaactgCATTAGGTCTTAGACCAACAGTCCTTTACACTTGTGCATTTTCCCCCTCACAGCTCCCCATTAGAGAGTGGCTTGAATTGTCtgtctttgatttttatttttttattagttgtGTAGAATTTTACTAGTTTCATTTAAGTCATTATGTGTATGACCAggactgttttaaaatgtctgtacgtagctgtgatttttttaaattttttttttaaactgagacaAATTGTATGGTTTCCCTGAAGTGTGTTAGGCTGAGGAATCCTTGGAACACTTTGGAAAAGCTCTGTGGAGAGCTTAACTGTTTACTTGGtactctgctttctttttctgtcttccaaaaaGCATTGAAAGAAGCTATAAAGGTTAAAACTTTTATGGTTGTGATCAAAGTAACTTGCATTGGCTGAAGAGATCCTGACTGGATCATCTAAGTAAGTCCAAAAATAGTGAATACATAAAGTGATCAAACTCAATACTAGTCAACTAACTCCGTGTGAAATGaatgcagcttttcttctgataaCTTTTGTGATGACTAACCAGTCATGTGGACTGGCTATTCCATATATCctttaaatcttaaaaattatctgaattaCTTGTCTGTTTCAGGTTATTACAGATTTTGCAGGAATTGTGCTTGAAAAGAAAGTATCAGAAAAAAGTTCAACTGAGGAGAACAAAGGTAAGTAGCTGGCAAGTGGTTAGTATGACCCCTGCTGTTCATCTCATATGACATCTTTCTTTCCATTACCTTTTGAACTCATGGGTATATTTTGATCCATGTTGCCAGGCTTTTCCTCATCTGAAACTTTTCAGTGTATTTAACGAGCTACATGGCATGATCTCAGCTTTCTATAAGGAGTTACTCTGATGTCCAATTAGCCCTGCTGACTCACTAAGGACAAGGACTGCTCTCCAGTCAACTGGAGGCCTTTTAAAGTTCTAGACATTCCTCTGAGTGTTCACATCAGATCAATTATTGCTGCCAGCTAAatagcttctgaaaaaaaatcagataagCTTAGTGGCATCTATACTCAAGAATATCAACCTTTAACTCTACTTCTGTCATTAAACATTGAAATGTTTTGGTATGTACAAATACAGGAATATTAGTTTGTAATTGAATGAACTAGGTTGTCTTTGGGAAACTTGTTTTATGGAAGTCGTTGCTTAAGTCTGGAAAGATTTCTTTGGGCTTTCTTAGACACATCAGCCCCAGCACCATGTGGGGTGCCCCACTATGATTAaactggttgtttttttcagcaatgtGGTCCAAACCCAATGTAGGTATGAGATACTtctgttggctttttgttttaatggattGATCAATGAACCACTGTTCTGGTGGAgacttttaaaagataatttataAGACACAAAACTATAGTGAGTCTAGGAGTTAAAACAGTGTTGTCAAATTACCTGGGGTGTGTAACTTCTTAATACAAAGCTTCTAAACTAGCCAAGAGCTTGGTTCACTTCCTTCTGGTGCTTTATAAGTTTTTTGAATGCttcctgttccactgctcttcaaagaaaaaaaggtccTCTTTTCATTGTAAGCTACCAGTCCATCATGGATTCAAAAGCAAGTAACTTTTGGCTTAGCTGGTCCTGCTACAGTAATCTGTTAATCTTTTTGGAAAGATACAGGGGCAGCGGTAGAAGCTCAGGAAAGCCAGGAGGCAGTGACTGATGACCAAAGTCATCCAGTTTCTGAATCCAGTGCTGCAGgtaagtaatttaattttttatttcatacaaGTCTGTGAACTGAGCATCTGCTTGTGAACCAGGTTGCAGTCATATAAAAATGGGGAAAGATTGTTAACAGCAGAGAAATAGGGCTTCATCCAGAACAGGTTTCTTCTGTACTGTCTTCCTTACTCAGAAATTCTAACCCAGCCAGCCACCAAAGCCAAAAGCATTCTCCCAGGGCTTGCCCACTTTATGAAGAAGATTCTTCGTTTTGTAAGAATTTATCAATAGGTGAATAGTTATTCTCATGCGGTGTATTAAGACATTCAGAGAATGATAAATTAGCCTGTGTGTGGTGATTTGCAGTAAGTGGATGTGGGTGCAAAAGGAAATGGGGAAGACTTATGTTGGAAATTAGAGTTTTCTCAGGTTATATCAATCACCCTTGGAATGTCTGGTGTAAGAATTAAGGTGAAGGAGAATTTAAACAGGATAGTTAAGGAGGTATCATGACTGCATGTGAAGGAAATATAACAGCGGAGTTTTACTGTGTGACCTTTAATTTGGTAGGATTGTCATGGGTAGCTGCTTTGTCTTGTGTTTTGTATTCTCTTCAGATCACACTCTGGATTGTGTAAAGGTTTGCAGTTTAACTGTGCTTGACAATGGGTGTATACAGCCAGATCCCTGGTACACAGGACTTAGCTTAATAAGAACAAATACCTTAATACAGGGTACATCCTTCAGAAGGCAAGGAGAAGTGGGTTCAGATGCATTAATTGCTAAAGGAAAGCCTAATGAAGCAAGCACATCTTAAGAAGGTGAAGGCTCTAAGCACATCCTATGGGATCCTGCTGTTGAAATTGATGCAGACTGGCAGCACTTGGTACTTCAGATGAAATTAGTAGGATCAGAGACAGTAGGAAGATGCTGTTCCAACTATCAGGAAAGATataaaagaggggaaaaagccaGGCCTACATGAAAATTTGGTGGAGTCCATGAGAATATGTTTTGTTTACTGGAGCTGGACATGGCCTGGAGGTGATGTGAAGAACTGCTTATTGAACCTATGGGttcagaaggaaattcttttaCCATTTCACAGGTGTCGAGAAGGTCAGTTGCTGCATACCTGAGGGTGTTCCCATAGACATCACAGTCAAGCTGATGGTGTGCTTAGTTCACTTGAACATCCTAGAGCCACTGAGTGTAAGTAGAAACCGAGTCAGAAGTTGGGGGTGTTCTAATAAATTACCAAAGCAAGTAATTTTCCTGTCTTCATCTCACTGAGGTTGTTGAAAGAGCTGTGGAGATTCTTTTTGCTTCCCTCTTACTCTGAGAGGAACCTAGCAAACTTGTAATAGCAGTACTATTCTTGTCTGTATAAATTATGTCTCCAGTGGAAGCATTACTGAAGCACAGTAAATCACAGCCTATGAGCTGTGACAGACCCAGGACCACGTTGCAGAGTTGTTGAACACTAAGGAGCcaattttgctttgttttaaagccTTGCTAAGTCTGAAGACAGTTATTTTATAAAGAGAACTCCTTACTCATGAACACTTTCACCCACTGAAATGTGAAATGTATGGAGGTGTAATATCTGGAGTAGAAAAATGTAGCTTTTTCAGGAATTCTGAAattcagatatttatttttttaaattttaaattaccaTTTAAGTGAAGTGCAGTTGAGAACTCAAATAGGATTAAAAATCATAGCATAAATGTAAGGTTCCAATAACCATACCTTGAAGAAATGTTCTTGTTGGTTATttgtgcttttgctgttttgtgtgggttttttaaagccTCTTTTGACCACTCTGGTGGaacaaaatccagaagaaaTGGGTGACTTATACTTGGACGTCGCAGAGGCGTTTCTGGATGTTGGAGAGTACCAGTCAGCGCTGCCCCTCTTGAGCTCCCTCGTCTGTTCGGAGCGATACAACTTGGCTGTTGTCTGGCTTCGGCATGCAGGTGAGAAGGTGCTGGGCTGCTGACAACGTGATACTGAGAAATGCTAATGCAGTGCTGACCATTGCCAGGGACCTTTATCTAAGATCACAGGAGTTTTAGATTCACATGTTgaaggatgattttttttctgccatttgaGTATGTTGTGTTGTTTATGATGTTTCTAGAGTGCTTGAAGGCCTTGGGACACATGGAGCGTGCTGCAGAGAGCTATGCCAAAGTGGTTGATCTTGCTCCATTGCATCTAGATGCACGAATCTCACTTTCAACACTTCAGCAGCAGTTGGGCCGACCTGAAAAAGCTCTGGAGGCTCTGGAACCCATGTATGATCCAGATACTCTGGCTCAGGATGCCAATGCCGCACAGCAGGTGGGTATAGAGCTCTGTGCTTGCAATTTAGGCTGTATTATTCTGCTGAACTGTGGTAGTGGTGAAAGATCTCAACCAGGGATTAAGACTAATTTATCTACACCATGGGCAGCCTTCAGAGCACAGCAAATGACTCATTACAGAGTGTCAGGGAGGAGTCCTTGCAGCTCTTTCTCCCtggcctttttattttcccctgtcCCACCTCATTACTTCAGTGGGATGTATAACCTTGTGGCCACTAACAACCAGTCTTGATGCCAATCACTTTGCATCAAGTTTGATCAAGTTGCTACATATGAGCTGCATGGTTTGGCCTCTATTGGTTGTAACTGATGGCATAGCAAAGGTTCTGTatctcctctccagcaccttcaCTACAGGTAAAAGTCACGCCAAATTTCTCTGATATTTGAGAATTTGAAACAGTAAACTACTGCTGTGTACTTTAAGGAGATCTTACCTGCTGCTGCTAAGATTCTTACAGCTTTCTAGAAGCTTTTACAGTCCTTTCAGTACTGTATTGAATCaaattgtttgttttataaactCACTCTCTGTGCAAGAAGTTGAATAATAATGTTCCGTATTACCTAGGAATTAAAGCTACTCCTCCATCGTTCGACACTGTTGTATTCCCAAGGCAAGATGTATGGCTACATAGACACTTTACTTACAATGCTGGCAATGCTGTTGAAGGTAAGCCCATCTTTACAGCTACACTGTAAGAAACTGGACAGCTAGGAATTGGGTTAAGGCAAGAGACAAACTCAGGAGGAAAGCTAGTGTTTTTATATGCAAATAGTTTTATAATTGTATAGATAATAATCTTGAGGCGAGTCTGTAATACTGGTGTTCCTGCCTGTAATGTTGAGAGCCCCACTTGTGTGTATAATCTTAATACAGTGACTTCATCTCCCTATTTCTCAGTGTACATAGAACACACTGAATACTTCTTACCTGTAGCAGTCAGCATAGTGCTTTCTTGAAATGTTGATGCTGGTTTCTATTTAATCAATTTTCTCTTGAAtttcttaaatattaaaaatagtaagATTCCTGtgataaaatgagaaaataatttgtttagcCAGTAAATACAatggtggtggttttgtgttaatagtattttggtttatttttaaataggtaGTGAGGACAGGGATATTTAGACCTCAGTTTTCTCCATCTGGTCAGAGCCATTACTACTGTATTACAGTGGTTGAGTAGCTGATCATCCACATATTTGTGAAACTGATCCAGCAAGGAATTATTCCTGTTATGCCTCTTAGGCaaatagttttggtttttaatataTGCTGGGATGTTCCAATCCCAGGAAAAGgcttttaagtaatttaaaagcttttggaGCTTTCTTTGGCATAGCCCAGTTTGCACTGGAGCACGAGACAATGCACAGTTGATCCCTCTCTTGCAAATATTCTCTCTCAGGACCTTGCTCTGTCGCAGCCTTTCAAAGGTGCAGACTGTTTTGGCTCTGCAAGGGGAGCCAGATGGATTGGCCATAAAGCTGCCTTTGGTGTAGGATGTGTTGATGTAATCTGAAATGCTGCCCTTACATTTGTTTCTAGGTAGCAATGAGCAGAGCTCAGGTGTGTTTGATATCTAGTTCCAAATCTGGAGAGAGACACCTGTATCTTATTAAGGTGTCAAGGGATAAAATTTCTGACAATGACGACCAAGAGACAGCAAATTGCGATGCGAAAGGTaacaaatgtttattaaaaacaaagaaacaagattAGCTCCTGaggtctgaaaaagaaaatacatgttgCTATTTTGCATGCTAAATTCATGCACTTGTGTTATTGTTGCTTTATTTCTAGGACAAAGGCAGCCTAAAAAATGAAGGTAATACAACTTAAGGGAACAATCCCCAGTCAGAGAAAAATAGAAGGATTACAGAATAATTTAGATTGAgaaggacctctagagatcataTGGTCCAACGTTCCCCTCAGTGCAAATATAACGCAGGCAAATCTAGCACATAAtagaaatacatgttttaaaaatcgtgtgggttttttttggtttttttttttttaactggtgcAGCCTTGGTTGAGCACAGACTACACATTCTTAACCTCCGTTTGGTAGATTAGGAAGAGCAGCTTGAATGCATTCATGTAGTATCTTTACAGCTTAAACTGTGTGTATTTCTTGCCATTTGTTCCCAAGTTTTTactgtttgttggtttgggtttttttgctggtatTTTACAAACTGCATTTGAACTGAAAACAAGtcaatattttgtctttattttaccTGTTTTACCTGAGGTGTTTTTGAAGAGATCGTTTTGACATAtgcacttttttgttgttgttgttgaggGTTTGGCtctcttgttttaattttctcaacTTACTGACTTTAATACCTTTAGCAATCTTTGCTGTTCTCACGAGCGTCCTGACAAAAGACGACTGGTGGAACCTCCTCCTGAAGGCTATATATTCCTTGTGTGACCTCTCCCGGTACAAGGAGGCAGAGCTACTAGTGGATTCCTCATTGGAATATTATTCATTTTATGATGATAGACAAAAGCGCAAGGAGCTGGAATACTTTGGGCTCTCTGCTGCCATTCTGGACAAGAACTTCAGGAAAGCGTACAACTACATCAGGTGGGGTGCTGAGAAGGCAGAGCAATCTcttctgctactgctgctgctgaggcccTTGTCATGCTGCTGGAAGTGATGCTGAAGGAGGCAGGCTGATGCTTTCCAGCTTTTTGCTAAAGCAGATCAGGAGATAATGGAAACTAGAGGAGCTTTCTGAtcattttggattaaaaaaaaccgCATCATGCAGTCAGCTGATTGGGCCAGAACCATTGGTTCTGTCTTTTGCTCTGGCCTGCTCCTTGAGTGTCTCTTCTTTCTTATCTTCCCTAAACTGTTGGAGTTCTATTGCACATACAGTATTTACTATAGTGCTAAATAATTTATTGGATACTTTTCATTCTGTAGAATCATGGTAATGGAAAACGTCAATAAGCCTCAGCTATGGAACATATTCAACCAAGTTACTATGCAGTCCCAGGATGTCCGTCACCATCGCTTTTGTCTCCGCTTAATGCTGAAAAATCCAGATAATCACGCGCTGTGCGTCCTAAACGGGCACAATGCCTTTGTATCTGGCAGCTTCAAGCACGCTCTTGGTAATGTCTTTAATGTTCTAATATTAATAAGTAAAAGaagggaacatttttttttagaggaagaTGTATTAAAGCCTTTTTTCCATACATCAGAAAATTACAGATGGCTTCACGGTGTTAGTCTTTGATTATTCTGTACACAGACCAATGCACTGCTGAAGAGTTTTGCTAATAAAAATTAAGCTGCTGTGTTTGAAGTTTAGCACACATGGCAAATATAACCAACTTGGAAAGATAATTGAAGACTAATGATCATAAAGAATAAGGAGGACAGAAACAGGCCAATTTAAACAACAAATAAAGTTGGCTGGATATTTTAAGGAGGCCTTTGAAGTAAACCTACTGCTTTCAATAAAGGCCTGCAAATGTCACACTTAAGATGTGTGGCCTCTAGGATCTAAATCTGAGGAAGGACCTTGGTTGCCTTCTGTGTCTGATTGTATTCTGCTTATGTTTTTACATCatagtttgcattttttcttcagaatccAAGGAGTGCTGAAAATACaaggttttatttcatgttttttcctgtgtattttgaTGTAGGTATATtcaactgtttattttctttgtttacacTTCTAGTGtgaaagctttgttttttatcCTTAAATTCTTAAGGGATGCCTTTCACAACAAACATCCTGATTGGATTATTTGCTTTTAGGACAGTATGTGCAAGCCTTTCGTGCAAACCCAGCTGAACCTCTCTACAGTCTTTGCATTGGCTTGACTTTCATCCACATGGCTTCTCAGAAATATGTCTTGAAAAGGCATGCTCTTCTAGTACAGGTGAGTTAGTGTGATTATTCCTGCCTACAGCATTTCCTGGCGTTGTATCTTGCAGACAGTTTTACATCTGTTTTACATCTTCTGGGATATCAGCACCTGAACAGATGCATTGTCCCTATTGGGGTTTGTTCCTTTGTCAGAACCTCCAAGTCCCATATAGAAGGAGCAGGTATCCAGACTAAGGTTGGGAACGAAGTTCTGTACACCTGGCATTCTGCTAGTCATATAGTTTAAATACATGAGCgtgtattttaattataaactgaaagcaaaattaagGAAGCATAACACTTGCAGAGTGCTTTGACTTTAAACTTATTAAGGCTCTGGCACTGCTGAGTATGAGTTCCCATTCAAATTCTGCTGGAGACTTGGCAGTAGAACATCTGCCAGCTTCAAGAAGGGCCATTAACTCTTGCCTACTGCTTAGGATATATGAATTTTTCATGCCCTTATTCAGGGATGTTTATTTTTGGCCACTTAATAAAGTGATCTACTGATAATTACCCTGATAACTGGTACTGAAGTAAATATTTATATGGACCACAAAATCAAGAAAAGAACATTGTGTTCCAGAAATGGTACTTCAATATGTACTTCACGAAGTACAGAATTTTGTAGaattctgaaaagctgaagaataAAACCATTTCTTGCTGCTATCCAAGGCAAAGAGTGAACAAAAAGGAATTAaggtttggtggttttgttccccccaccccttttttttttttcttttttttttttaaagtaggggaggtttatcttttaaatattttctttaaaaaaaaaatcttgctctTGCCTGTCCTTTGGCTACATGTTTTTAAGGTGGTCAGCTCTTCTGAACATGTGTGTATGACATAAACATGTACATCTACACTTACATACGTAGCAAGCTAATGCCATAAGCCATAAGTTGCTGAATTAAATAACTGTgttgaatttattaaaaagatcTGCCTATTGTTACCAATGGCAGTGAGACTGACAGAGCACAGGCTTTATGCTGTCAGCAACCAAATGTGACTTGTCTTCAACTTAACGTGTGGTTTTGTGGatcaaaattttaaatagaCACATTTAAACACCTGTTCTCCAGCATATTTCACTGCAATCTTCAGAAAGGGAACAGTCACAAATGTGCATAATGTGTATGTACAGGGATTCTCCTTCCTTCACCGGTACCTGGACCTGCGTGGACCTTGTCAAGAGTCTTTCTACAACCTTGGCCGTGGCCTTCACCAGCTGGGATTACTGCACTTGGCAATCCACTATTACCAAAAAGTACTTGAACTTCCTCCCCTCACCTTAGAGGTACTGTATCTTTGTAAGTTATGTGCAGagaataaagacatttttatgttaataaTTTCTCAGCCATAGTTAAAATAGGTACATAAAATCTATGTAGTTGAATTTCCTTTAATTTGAATTGTAATTCCCTGTTGTTGGAAGCCCAAATCTGGTTATCCCCTGGGAATGTATACAAGCATGTGTTAATTTTAAAGGTTTCTTATTTTGAAGGATTTACTAATAGGCTGAAGTAGCAGCAAAAAGTATTGTAAAGACCTTTATCTGAATAAGTAGCTGAACTTTATATTTATTACATCAATGAATTATAACTGGAAGTTCCGTATACTCACCCATGCTCTAATACAGCATGCTGGAGCAACAGGAACTGGTATTCAGAGTGCATAAATGCACCTGAGCCGTGGTTTTGCTCTAATTGATGTGTATTAGATCCCTTTAGCAAGGGTGGGTAGAAAAATTGCAAGAGAACAGGAGGGGTTGGTTAAGGAAGAAACATGGGTGTTGGTCAGTGCTGGGAATTGAAAGCAGCAGTCTTTTGACTGCCTAGGAGATCCAGGCAGCTTTTACATTCTGACTATATAAACAAATTCTTTGCATACAAAGACAAATTAAGATAGTGCTTTCTTGTTTTATGAGTTGGCTATCTCATTTGCAGCTATTGCTTTGATAATGCTTTGTAATCATGTAACTTTGGTGATTAACATCAGATGGAAAATCATTAAAGACAGGTCACAAGGAATACTTCTTTAGTTTATATGCAACTGAAAGTCTATATAAACCATGGATATGTGATTTGATTGCACTGTAATTGGTACTCATGTTTCAAGTTTTAAACTATTTTGCTTATtggtaactttttaaaattatttttacagggAATAGGAACTGATCAGACAGACTTGAGAAGAGATACTGCCTTTAACTTGTCGCTTATTTACCAGAGCAGTGGAAATAAAAGAATGGCTCAAAAGATGTTGTACACTTATGCAGTTGTATGATGAGGTTTGTGGCAGGTGGTGTGGATACTCTTTGTTTTGGCCTTTGCCTTATCCACTGCTGGGGAAACTGCTGGTGTATGTACAGCTTTTTCTAGACGTGGTCAGAGATGTGGCTTGTGCTGTATGTGGCTTTATGGACTTTTTCTACTTCTTACATTTGAACTGTGTCATACATGGATGGAAATGGACTGTTCTGAGTACAAGGCTGACTGACATGCTCAAGTGTTTTGGTTATTAGCTCTTCTCCTTTGATGCACTGCTCTGTAATCTGATACTCTGTATATAGAATCAAAAAGTGAAAACTGAATTCTAGTGTTTATGTTGTTTTAGGGAAAATTTACAATGTGAAATATTACAACTAGTTACCAGTGAGGTTGGTCATGAAGCCATATTCACTGGtgatgagggttttttttaatgtgcagcATTATATTACTATAATGTAGAAGAAATGGGCTCATACAATCCCTAGAGGATGAGAACTCAAGATCTTGATAAAGTATTCAGAGTTTTCTAGGCGTTCATGTTCCTAGTAGCTGTTCTATTTGAAGGGGATTGATTTCTGTTTTAGTGAAATCAGTGTGGCCTTTGTTCTTCTGAACTTGTTAATAAAAACTCTGAGGTCAATTATGTTTACTCATTCTTAGAAAATATAGATCCTACTGAACAGCTTAGAGCAAAAATTAATATACTAATATCCTGTAGCTTATTGTTGAACATAACATTGCAAATGGTCTGGTTTTCATTGTTTCTGACAGTTGAACAGTAGCATATGATGGTGGAAGCAATGCTGCTTCCAACCCAGCAAGAGAAGCAGAATGCAAGGCtttatcagaaattaaaaaaggtaAGAATGTGTATATAGAAATGGATATATGTTATGCACATCAGCAAAACAaggctgaaaaatgtttttcagcaaGGCAGTTTGCTGAATAGCAAACAAACCGTGTTGTTGCCTCCCAAGTGCTCTTGCTCCCTAGGGTATCACAGCCAACTGCTGCTGTTGTCTTTCAGCCCACTTCTGTATCTATTTGTGTTCTGTAATAATGTCATACAATTGCAATCAATGAGTAAGAACCAAGTCTTGTGGCATTGCCTAGACTAATTTTAAAGGTAAGGCAATTTTATCTCACATCAAACATTGTTACAATATATTGCATTCCCATTTCACTAGAGATATTCTGGGACATAATGAGAATGTAAAAGTGAGAGACAAATACCAGGAAGGTCTCAATAACTTGGAAAGGAACAGCATATTTTACTTGGCAATAGTATTTGCCAGCACTGCCTAAATGAAAGACACTTGCCAAGGTTGCAGAACTAAGaattaaataactgttttcATTATGTTAGCTTGGGGTATTCATAAGCTGCAGAAGGTAGAGAATAACTCCCATAGCTCCATTTTGTTTCTCATGCTTTGTAATACCTCATCACTATTTTTTCCATGATAGCCAGCTCTTTGCTGTGTGAACTGGAGCTGACTCATGACCTATGTATGAGCATAGTATTGTTGCATCATCTTGGGGTAAAAATTCTTCCATTGAAGCTTTCCTTATTCTTCATTGGCTTCTTCACATCTTGGAACCCCATTGATTTGTTTCTTCTCACAGCTAATGACTCCTGTTCCTtcataaaaaaaagtttatcttGTCCTGGGAAATACAGCCCTCAGCACTCTAGTAATGCTTAGAAAACAGAAGCCAGAGATCCAGTACACAGATTCCCTTTGCATTATTCTTTTCCAAAACTGACTCTGAAATACTCAAGATCCTGTTGcttgtacatttttttatttttaaatagacttGACATAGAGGAGGGTTGTGGGGGTTTTCTAAGAAGTGTCTTAAAAATTGACCAACATCAAGGCATTTACTATTCATTACTTTATTTCTGACCCCTACTGCTGCTAGAATTCTGAAGCAGTTTTTAAATCTAGGAGGTACGAATCTTTATCattcatagaaataaaaaggaaaaatataattgaaTGCTGATGACTGCTTTCTAAATTGTTTTTTAGTACCAAAACCCagaaatttgcatttaattaaacCCAGTCAATACGGACTGGAAAATTCATACTGCTAGCAAACAGGGTTCTGAAAAGATGTTCTAAACCATTTTGAGCATCTGGAAGGAAAAGATACTGCTTGTCTTAATGCAAATTATGTAAAGCTTTCTCAAAtgcttgtggaaaaaaaattatatgatAAAACTTGTGGT
This is a stretch of genomic DNA from Apus apus isolate bApuApu2 chromosome 6, bApuApu2.pri.cur, whole genome shotgun sequence. It encodes these proteins:
- the GTF3C3 gene encoding general transcription factor 3C polypeptide 3 isoform X5, which gives rise to MSGFSPELIDYLEGKISFEEFERRREERKSREKDGENASAEENTEDVEAPSSSRKASRKSQNQDETDGETSDGVSKSVHRVFASMLGENEEEEEDEEEEDEEEEEEEATEQPTAGDVFVLEMVLNRETKKMMKEKRPRSKLPRALRGLMGEANIRFARGEREEAILMCMEIIRQAPLAHEPFSTLAMIYEDQGDMEKSLQFELIAAHLNPSDTEEWVRLAEMSLEQDNIKQAIFCYTKALKYDPTNVRYLWERSSLYEQLGEHKMAMDGYRRILNLLSPSDGERFMQLARDMAKSYYEANDVTSAIEIIEEALTKHHSLVSMEDVNIAAELYISSKQYDKALAVITDFAGIVLEKKVSEKSSTEENKDTGAAVEAQESQEAVTDDQSHPVSESSAAGVEKVSCCIPEGVPIDITVKLMVCLVHLNILEPLSPLLTTLVEQNPEEMGDLYLDVAEAFLDVGEYQSALPLLSSLVCSERYNLAVVWLRHAECLKALGHMERAAESYAKVVDLAPLHLDARISLSTLQQQLGRPEKALEALEPMYDPDTLAQDANAAQQELKLLLHRSTLLYSQGKMYGYIDTLLTMLAMLLKQSLLFSRAS